A window of the Salipiger sp. H15 genome harbors these coding sequences:
- a CDS encoding GntR family transcriptional regulator, whose product MSSQPDPALEFQRVNPDSPIPAYLQVEDDLRRSIQGAAAPEGTRLPREIELAEAYGVSRVTLRNALRRLEEAGFIERVHGRGTIVKAQPAPLEIDLTLMQPIWQQIQAQGGRSVITFLTRESCVLPASVAAALAQPAGTRGFRLVRLVSADIRPLVINTSWLPAPLMPGFDPHALLNNSVWSTLSEAFSLTPSRSRNRVGMIQLSNDQAVLLQRPLGSQGIEMESTTFDQRGRPIELSRLVWGDAVRLTLDSTPRPAGGGLGDARGVDKL is encoded by the coding sequence ATGTCCAGCCAGCCCGATCCCGCGCTCGAGTTCCAGAGGGTCAATCCCGACTCGCCGATCCCGGCCTACCTGCAGGTCGAGGACGACCTGCGCCGCTCGATCCAGGGCGCCGCGGCGCCGGAGGGCACCCGCCTGCCGCGCGAGATCGAGCTGGCCGAGGCTTACGGGGTCAGCCGCGTCACCCTGCGCAACGCGCTGCGGCGGCTGGAAGAGGCGGGCTTCATCGAGCGGGTGCACGGGCGCGGCACGATCGTGAAGGCGCAGCCCGCGCCGCTCGAGATCGACCTGACGCTGATGCAGCCGATCTGGCAGCAGATCCAGGCGCAGGGCGGGCGCAGCGTCATCACCTTCCTGACCCGCGAATCCTGTGTGCTGCCTGCCTCTGTGGCGGCCGCGCTGGCGCAACCGGCGGGAACGCGCGGCTTCCGTCTGGTGCGGCTCGTTTCGGCCGACATCCGGCCGCTGGTCATAAATACCAGCTGGCTGCCTGCGCCGCTGATGCCGGGCTTCGATCCCCACGCGCTGCTCAACAACTCGGTCTGGAGCACGCTTTCCGAGGCCTTCAGCCTGACGCCCTCGCGCTCGCGCAACCGGGTGGGGATGATCCAGCTGTCGAACGACCAGGCGGTGCTGCTGCAGCGCCCGCTGGGATCGCAGGGGATCGAGATGGAGTCGACCACCTTCGACCAGCGCGGCCGTCCGATCGAGCTGTCGCGGCTCGTGTGGGGCGATGCGGTGCGTTTGACGCTGGACTCGACCCCGCGGCCCGCCGGCGGCGGGCTGGGGGACGCAAGGGGCGTTGACAAGCTCTAG
- a CDS encoding nucleoside hydrolase: MRPLLIDCDPGIDDSIAIAYALRSGAFELKAITTVSGNLTADACARNARQLLDLVEAPQIPVAQGPMKPLTRPYPRDPFSHGSDGLAEMALPASSRALDPRFAPDVIVELANAHPGELEIAALGPMTNIALALIKDPELPRKVKSLTAIYGAFGLHASGTERATGDNPASEWNVYVDPEAARLVLEAGFAFTACGLDVTTRRELHLTPEHRTRLAASPRPEARLLREVTDFVERRGHGTYCGLIDSVAIATALHPDWARTLPLRVLIECLSPITLGQTIVERRENFSWDGLSTLDVVEDFDFASFMDEVVDLFC; encoded by the coding sequence ATGCGTCCTCTTCTGATCGACTGCGATCCCGGCATCGACGATTCCATCGCCATCGCCTACGCGCTGCGCTCGGGCGCCTTCGAGCTGAAGGCGATCACCACCGTCTCCGGCAACCTCACCGCCGATGCCTGCGCGCGCAACGCGCGGCAGCTGCTCGACCTCGTCGAAGCGCCGCAGATCCCGGTGGCGCAGGGCCCGATGAAGCCGCTCACCCGCCCCTACCCGCGCGATCCCTTCTCGCACGGCTCGGACGGGCTGGCCGAGATGGCGCTTCCCGCCAGCAGCCGCGCGCTCGACCCGCGCTTCGCGCCCGACGTCATCGTCGAGCTGGCCAATGCCCACCCGGGCGAGCTGGAGATCGCCGCGCTCGGGCCGATGACCAACATCGCGCTGGCGCTGATCAAGGACCCCGAGCTGCCGAGGAAGGTGAAGAGCCTGACCGCCATCTACGGCGCCTTCGGCCTGCACGCCTCGGGCACCGAGCGCGCCACCGGCGACAACCCGGCCAGCGAGTGGAACGTCTACGTCGACCCCGAGGCGGCGCGGCTGGTGCTCGAGGCGGGCTTTGCCTTCACCGCCTGCGGGCTCGACGTCACCACGCGGCGCGAGCTGCACCTGACGCCCGAGCACCGCACGCGCCTCGCCGCCTCGCCGCGGCCCGAGGCCCGGCTGCTGCGCGAGGTCACCGACTTCGTGGAACGCCGCGGCCACGGCACCTATTGCGGGCTGATCGACTCGGTGGCGATCGCCACGGCCCTGCACCCCGACTGGGCGCGGACCCTGCCACTGCGCGTGCTCATCGAATGCCTGAGCCCGATCACCCTCGGCCAGACCATCGTGGAGCGGCGCGAGAACTTCAGCTGGGACGGGCTGTCGACGCTCGACGTGGTCGAGGATTTCGACTTCGCCAGCTTCATGGACGAGGTCGTCGATCTCTTCTGCTGA
- a CDS encoding GntR family transcriptional regulator yields the protein MKETTTLETAAAEASAAATDAAEKQAIEQTIYDRIVDAIIDKQIRPGAHLNEVQIARSFGVPRTRLRRVLERLEAEHVVVFERNRGAFVGLPTVKEALDVFETRRLLEVAVIGLACLRATEADIAVLRAHVQRQREVIETRSNEVNRIGADFHMMLTRLTGNHVLEQTMTGLMRRLSLIQSLYEKSDSICLAHEHEALVEAMARKDVAACVRIITEHCAHIEASLEISERKRQSYFTL from the coding sequence ATGAAGGAAACGACGACGCTCGAGACGGCGGCCGCTGAGGCCTCTGCTGCCGCGACGGACGCCGCCGAGAAGCAGGCGATCGAGCAGACCATCTACGACCGGATCGTCGACGCGATCATCGACAAGCAGATCCGGCCGGGGGCGCATCTCAACGAGGTGCAGATCGCCCGCAGCTTCGGCGTTCCCCGCACCCGTCTGCGGCGGGTGCTCGAACGGCTCGAGGCCGAGCACGTGGTGGTGTTCGAACGCAACCGCGGCGCCTTCGTCGGGCTGCCGACGGTCAAGGAGGCGCTCGACGTCTTCGAGACGCGGCGCCTGCTCGAGGTGGCGGTCATCGGGCTGGCCTGCCTGCGCGCCACCGAGGCCGACATCGCGGTGCTGCGCGCCCACGTGCAGCGCCAGCGCGAGGTGATCGAGACCCGCTCGAACGAGGTGAACCGGATCGGCGCCGATTTCCACATGATGCTGACCCGGCTCACCGGCAACCATGTGCTCGAGCAGACCATGACCGGCCTCATGCGGCGGCTCTCGCTGATCCAGTCGCTCTACGAGAAGAGCGACAGCATCTGCCTTGCGCACGAGCACGAGGCGCTGGTCGAGGCGATGGCGCGCAAGGACGTGGCGGCCTGCGTGCGCATCATCACCGAGCATTGCGCCCATATCGAGGCCTCGCTCGAGATCAGCGAGCGCAAGCGGCAGTCCTACTTCACGCTCTGA
- a CDS encoding ureidoglycolate lyase, whose translation MRVPIRPFEPARFAAFGASFELPSEPGQRLGFCAELSNGRGTAALARLDAVLVAPVSLPIALPRMERHPFSSQSFLPLDGAAYIVAVAREGADGGPDPATLEAWQVPGSVAVTYHAGTWHAPLAVPGRAGRFAVFMYTAGQDGHAGPGDEDWAELPPGISLVPK comes from the coding sequence ATGAGGGTCCCGATCCGGCCCTTCGAGCCGGCGCGCTTCGCCGCCTTCGGCGCCAGTTTCGAGCTTCCGTCGGAGCCCGGCCAGCGGCTCGGCTTCTGCGCCGAGCTCAGCAACGGCCGCGGCACCGCGGCGCTGGCCCGGCTCGACGCGGTGCTGGTGGCGCCCGTCTCCCTGCCCATCGCGCTGCCGAGGATGGAGCGGCACCCGTTCTCGTCGCAGTCCTTCCTGCCGCTCGACGGCGCCGCTTACATTGTCGCGGTGGCGCGCGAGGGGGCGGACGGCGGGCCGGACCCGGCAACGCTCGAGGCATGGCAGGTGCCGGGCTCGGTGGCGGTGACCTACCATGCCGGGACCTGGCACGCGCCGCTTGCCGTGCCGGGCAGGGCTGGCCGTTTCGCCGTATTCATGTACACCGCGGGACAGGACGGGCACGCCGGTCCGGGGGACGAGGATTGGGCGGAGCTGCCGCCCGGCATTTCCCTTGTTCCGAAATGA
- a CDS encoding allantoinase PuuE: MAKSLERDFIGYGEHPPRADWPGGAKLALNFVLNYEEGSEYAVDLGDGRTDAGLTEVSSGVPAGDRDLASESMFEYGSRVGFWRIHRLFRSRGLPMTVYACALALERNPEAARAIAAADYDICCHGWRWVEHYLLTEDEERAHIARAVTSLRQTVGKAPDGWYCRFGPSVNTRRLVAEHGGFLYDSDSYADELPFYVEQDGAPRLVLPYTLTNNDLKWATGNLSDGESFFRALKESFDMLLEEGETAPKMMSVGLHMRLVGHPGRASGLAKFLDYAASKPEVWICKRVEIARHWLATHPPVAA, encoded by the coding sequence ATGGCTAAAAGCCTCGAACGCGACTTCATCGGCTACGGCGAGCACCCGCCCCGCGCAGACTGGCCGGGCGGCGCGAAACTGGCGCTGAACTTCGTGCTGAACTACGAGGAGGGCTCGGAATACGCGGTCGACCTCGGCGACGGGCGCACCGATGCCGGGCTCACCGAGGTGTCGAGCGGCGTGCCCGCGGGCGATCGCGACCTCGCCTCGGAATCGATGTTCGAATACGGCAGCCGGGTCGGCTTCTGGCGCATCCACCGGCTGTTCCGCTCGCGCGGCCTGCCGATGACCGTCTATGCCTGCGCGCTGGCGCTCGAGCGCAACCCCGAGGCGGCGCGCGCCATCGCCGCGGCGGATTACGACATCTGCTGCCACGGCTGGCGCTGGGTCGAGCATTACCTGCTCACGGAAGACGAGGAGCGCGCGCACATCGCCCGCGCCGTCACCAGCCTGCGGCAGACCGTCGGCAAGGCCCCGGATGGCTGGTATTGCCGCTTCGGCCCCAGCGTGAACACCCGGCGGCTCGTGGCCGAGCACGGCGGCTTCCTCTACGACAGCGACAGCTACGCCGACGAGCTGCCCTTCTACGTCGAGCAGGACGGCGCGCCGCGGCTGGTGCTGCCCTACACGCTGACCAACAACGACCTGAAATGGGCGACCGGCAACCTCAGCGACGGCGAGAGCTTCTTCCGGGCGCTGAAGGAATCCTTCGACATGCTGCTCGAAGAGGGCGAGACCGCGCCCAAGATGATGAGCGTCGGGCTGCATATGCGCCTCGTCGGCCATCCCGGCCGGGCGTCGGGGCTGGCGAAGTTCCTCGACTACGCCGCCTCGAAGCCCGAGGTGTGGATCTGCAAGCGGGTCGAGATCGCGCGCCACTGGCTGGCCACGCATCCGCCGGTGGCGGCATGA
- a CDS encoding ABC transporter permease has protein sequence MTVQSIDGARAPRHSRTRSLGRFLERFGLLIVWFLMIAWFGYLRPETFLTWGNISTILGSQAVLVVMALGLLLPLSANDFDMSAAYTMTLSAMTIAVLNVNHGLGIGWCIVIALALGTLVGFVNGMIMTVFRIHSLIVTLGSGTFLHGVTLWVSNSMTISGIDQRLVDAVIVTRLFGIPLEFYYAITLAAVLWYCFEFTSFGRRILFVGRGRDVARLSGINTDRTRVLCLMSSGFFAAFAGVLYTGTQGAADPVSGVSYQLPAFAAAFLGSTSIMPGRFNPWGTTLAVYFLVTGITGLVFLGYGSFIQEMFYGGALVIAVCLSQLVRGRQQQDF, from the coding sequence ATGACAGTTCAAAGCATCGACGGCGCGCGCGCCCCGCGGCACAGCCGGACCCGCAGCCTCGGGAGGTTCCTCGAGCGGTTCGGCCTGCTCATCGTCTGGTTCCTGATGATCGCCTGGTTCGGCTACCTGCGCCCCGAGACCTTCCTGACCTGGGGCAACATCTCGACCATTCTCGGCTCGCAGGCCGTGCTGGTGGTAATGGCGCTCGGGCTGCTGCTGCCGCTCTCGGCCAACGACTTCGACATGTCCGCCGCCTACACGATGACGCTTTCGGCGATGACCATCGCGGTGCTCAACGTGAACCACGGGCTCGGCATCGGCTGGTGCATCGTGATCGCGCTGGCGCTCGGCACGCTGGTCGGCTTCGTCAACGGCATGATCATGACGGTGTTCCGCATCCATTCGCTGATCGTCACGCTGGGCAGCGGCACCTTCCTGCACGGCGTCACGCTCTGGGTCAGCAACTCGATGACGATCAGCGGCATCGACCAGAGGCTGGTCGACGCCGTCATCGTCACCCGGCTCTTCGGCATCCCGCTGGAATTCTACTACGCCATCACGCTGGCCGCGGTGCTCTGGTACTGCTTCGAGTTCACCTCCTTCGGGCGGCGCATCCTCTTCGTCGGGCGCGGCCGTGACGTGGCGCGGCTCTCGGGGATCAACACCGACCGCACGCGGGTGCTCTGCCTGATGAGCTCGGGTTTCTTCGCCGCCTTCGCCGGGGTGCTCTACACCGGCACGCAGGGCGCTGCCGACCCGGTCTCGGGGGTCAGCTACCAGCTGCCCGCCTTCGCCGCGGCCTTCCTCGGCTCGACCTCGATCATGCCGGGCCGGTTCAACCCGTGGGGCACGACGCTGGCGGTCTACTTCCTCGTCACCGGGATCACCGGGCTGGTCTTCCTCGGCTACGGCTCGTTCATCCAGGAGATGTTCTACGGCGGCGCGCTGGTCATCGCGGTCTGCCTGTCGCAGCTGGTGCGCGGTCGCCAGCAGCAGGACTTCTGA
- a CDS encoding sugar ABC transporter ATP-binding protein: MLDVVSDTVPVLRCEGVSKTFGGHRALDRASLSIAPGEVHGLLGQNGSGKSTLIKVLAGFHPPDPGGSLWVNGAEVELTQAALAALPISFVHQHLGLIPSLTVTENMLIKDLALENRLAVNWRRETRRVGELLARYDVDVDPSVEVARLSPVQRALIAIVRAAAEVIERRAGGGGLLILDEPTPFLPQRDVEQLFGLVRTVVRAGSSVIFVSHDVDEVMEITDKATILRNGAVAARLTTAEAAREDFITAIVGRKLELAAPPANLPPQRSERLAVRGLGGTTVRDIDFSVASGEVLGLTGLIGSGYDEVPYLIYGAKPGRGTLVLDGRELAVPDMSPAASIDAGIALIPSDRPKAGAIGALPITDNITMPRLGRDLGTWWLRRRAMRGSARALMAEYDVRPAGDPALPMASLSGGNAQKVVLAKWLQMNPGLVLLDEPTQGVDVGARQTVFTRIQHIAAGGAAVACASSDYEQLAAICHRVLIFSRGRIVRSLEGGEIDKQSIAEASLNASTL, translated from the coding sequence ATGCTGGACGTCGTCAGCGACACGGTCCCGGTGCTGCGCTGCGAGGGGGTCTCCAAGACCTTCGGCGGGCACCGGGCGCTCGACCGGGCGTCCCTGTCGATCGCCCCGGGCGAGGTGCACGGGCTGCTCGGGCAGAACGGTTCGGGCAAGTCGACGCTGATCAAGGTTCTGGCGGGGTTTCACCCGCCGGATCCCGGCGGCAGCCTCTGGGTCAACGGCGCCGAGGTCGAGCTGACGCAGGCGGCGCTGGCGGCGCTGCCGATCAGCTTCGTGCACCAGCACCTCGGGCTCATCCCCTCGCTCACCGTCACCGAGAACATGCTGATCAAGGACCTCGCGCTGGAAAACCGGCTCGCGGTGAACTGGCGGCGCGAGACCCGGCGCGTGGGCGAGCTGCTGGCGCGCTACGATGTGGATGTCGACCCGTCGGTCGAGGTGGCAAGGCTCTCGCCGGTGCAGCGGGCGCTGATCGCCATCGTCCGCGCCGCCGCCGAGGTGATCGAGCGCCGCGCCGGGGGCGGCGGGCTGCTGATCCTCGACGAGCCCACGCCCTTCCTGCCGCAGCGCGACGTCGAGCAGCTCTTCGGGCTGGTGCGCACCGTGGTGCGGGCGGGTTCGAGCGTGATCTTCGTCTCGCATGACGTCGACGAGGTGATGGAGATCACCGACAAGGCGACGATCCTGCGCAACGGCGCGGTGGCGGCGCGGCTGACCACGGCCGAGGCGGCGCGCGAGGATTTCATCACCGCGATCGTAGGCCGCAAGCTCGAGCTTGCGGCGCCGCCCGCGAATCTGCCGCCCCAGCGCAGCGAGCGACTGGCGGTCCGGGGGCTCGGCGGCACGACGGTGCGCGACATAGATTTCTCGGTAGCGTCGGGCGAGGTGCTGGGCCTCACCGGGCTCATCGGATCGGGCTATGACGAGGTGCCCTACCTGATCTACGGCGCGAAGCCCGGGCGCGGCACGCTGGTGCTGGACGGGCGCGAGCTCGCGGTCCCGGACATGTCGCCCGCCGCCTCGATCGACGCCGGCATCGCGCTCATCCCCTCGGACCGGCCCAAGGCCGGGGCGATCGGCGCGCTGCCGATCACCGACAACATCACCATGCCGCGGCTGGGCCGCGATCTCGGCACATGGTGGCTGCGCCGCCGGGCCATGCGCGGCAGCGCCCGGGCGCTGATGGCCGAGTACGACGTCCGCCCCGCCGGGGATCCCGCGCTGCCCATGGCCTCGCTCAGCGGCGGCAACGCGCAGAAGGTGGTGCTGGCCAAGTGGCTGCAGATGAACCCCGGGCTGGTGCTGCTCGACGAGCCCACGCAGGGCGTCGACGTCGGCGCGCGGCAGACCGTGTTCACCCGCATCCAGCACATCGCCGCGGGCGGTGCCGCCGTCGCCTGCGCCAGCTCCGACTACGAGCAGCTGGCCGCCATCTGCCACCGCGTCCTGATCTTTTCGAGAGGGCGCATCGTGAGGTCGCTGGAAGGCGGCGAGATCGACAAGCAGTCGATCGCCGAGGCCAGCCTCAACGCTTCAACCCTGTGA
- a CDS encoding substrate-binding domain-containing protein, translating into MKNYLAISGLSVAAGLLSAGLAQAEDLSYFEAQIAPYAGKPSFVAPGPSFDAKSCMADKKVFSIPQSSANPFTSNIEQAMAGVAEKVGFEFTTWENQGQVAQWAQGIETAINQGVDLIDLLGGVDPRVLKPQIEAAQKAGIKVVASHNNGMEQSAEIREITDSDVPIDYFKAGALLVDHAVVSTEGDLNALVLISSGPLSTDSMVSGIKAELEKCETCKAQFLDYIGTDWATRITPGVQSALMSNPDVNYIIVIYDSMSQFVLPAVTITGAQDRLNINAFNGTPFVLGMVQKGQVEMDIGENLDWIAHSVMDSEMRLLCGEDEIDDPKIPFMMFTEANAMDAGTPPELSKGYGDAYQAGFDELWQLK; encoded by the coding sequence ATGAAAAATTACCTCGCTATTTCAGGCCTTTCGGTCGCTGCCGGGCTGCTGTCCGCCGGGCTCGCCCAGGCCGAAGACCTGTCCTATTTCGAAGCCCAGATCGCGCCCTATGCGGGCAAGCCCAGCTTCGTGGCGCCCGGCCCGAGCTTCGACGCCAAGTCGTGCATGGCCGACAAGAAGGTGTTCAGCATCCCGCAGTCGAGCGCCAACCCCTTCACCTCGAACATCGAGCAGGCCATGGCCGGCGTGGCCGAGAAGGTCGGTTTCGAGTTCACCACCTGGGAGAACCAGGGCCAGGTCGCGCAATGGGCGCAGGGCATCGAGACGGCGATCAACCAGGGCGTCGACCTGATCGACCTGCTGGGCGGCGTCGATCCCCGCGTGCTCAAGCCGCAGATCGAGGCGGCGCAGAAGGCCGGCATCAAGGTCGTGGCCTCGCACAACAACGGCATGGAGCAGTCCGCCGAGATCCGCGAGATCACCGACAGCGACGTGCCGATCGACTACTTCAAGGCCGGGGCGCTGCTCGTCGATCACGCGGTGGTCAGCACCGAGGGCGATCTCAATGCGCTGGTGCTGATCTCGAGCGGCCCGCTGTCCACCGACTCGATGGTCTCGGGCATCAAGGCCGAGCTGGAGAAATGCGAGACCTGCAAGGCGCAGTTCCTCGACTACATCGGCACCGACTGGGCGACCCGCATCACCCCCGGCGTGCAATCGGCGCTGATGTCGAACCCGGACGTGAACTACATCATCGTCATCTATGACAGCATGTCCCAGTTCGTGCTGCCGGCGGTGACCATCACCGGCGCGCAGGACCGGCTGAACATCAACGCCTTCAACGGCACGCCTTTCGTGCTGGGCATGGTCCAGAAGGGCCAGGTCGAGATGGACATCGGCGAGAACCTCGACTGGATCGCCCACTCGGTGATGGACAGCGAGATGCGCCTGCTCTGCGGCGAGGACGAGATCGACGATCCCAAGATCCCGTTCATGATGTTCACCGAGGCCAATGCCATGGACGCGGGCACGCCGCCGGAACTGTCCAAGGGCTACGGCGACGCCTACCAGGCCGGTTTCGACGAGCTGTGGCAGCTGAAGTGA
- a CDS encoding GntR family transcriptional regulator, which produces MPSQDRLEEDSRLPAYLRLRDRIAARIAAGEWTTDDALPSENALARSSGFSVGTVRKALQQLVTEGLLERRQGAGTFLRKPAFEPTLFRFFALQGEDRAQSIPVSRLIARSQQNAPAEVAQVLGTEDCIRIDRLRLLQDQPILIEEIWLPRARFDGIETVAEGEIGPLLYPFYLERFGVFVAHAEDEVSFAKPTAAVSKRLRLAAGDFVAVIERTAFALDGSAIEWRRAMGPARSFRYRSRIG; this is translated from the coding sequence ATGCCATCACAAGACCGCCTCGAGGAAGACAGCCGCCTGCCGGCCTACCTGCGCCTGCGCGACCGGATCGCCGCACGCATCGCCGCAGGCGAATGGACGACCGACGACGCGCTGCCCTCGGAGAACGCCCTCGCCCGCTCATCGGGTTTCTCGGTCGGCACCGTGCGCAAGGCGCTCCAGCAGCTGGTGACCGAGGGGCTGCTCGAGCGGCGGCAGGGCGCGGGAACCTTCCTGCGCAAGCCCGCCTTCGAGCCGACGCTGTTCCGCTTCTTCGCGCTGCAGGGCGAGGATCGCGCCCAGAGCATCCCGGTCAGCCGCCTGATCGCGCGCAGCCAGCAAAATGCGCCGGCCGAGGTCGCGCAGGTGCTGGGCACCGAGGACTGCATCCGCATCGACCGCCTGCGCCTGCTGCAGGACCAGCCGATCCTCATCGAGGAAATCTGGCTACCCCGCGCGCGCTTCGACGGGATCGAAACGGTGGCCGAAGGCGAGATCGGACCGCTGCTCTACCCGTTCTACCTCGAGCGTTTCGGGGTCTTCGTCGCCCATGCCGAGGACGAGGTCAGCTTCGCCAAGCCGACCGCCGCCGTCTCCAAGCGCCTGCGCCTTGCCGCCGGTGACTTCGTCGCGGTGATCGAACGCACCGCCTTTGCCCTCGACGGCAGCGCGATCGAATGGCGCCGGGCGATGGGGCCCGCACGCAGCTTCCGCTACCGAAGTCGCATCGGCTGA
- a CDS encoding amidohydrolase family protein, whose amino-acid sequence MTSSLPLTGIDTHAHIFDPCAPMTPGRRYAPRYTASVEAWLGHMERAGLSHGVLVQPSFYGTDNRLVAEALAAHPGRLRGIAVLDRLVPESTLAEMDAQGFVGARLNLVGRELEEYADRDWQRFFQRLAEIGWQVEIQRAFEDFARILPAIARAGCPVMIDHFGLPQGGIDPANPAHKAVLEVLRATPNAWVKLSAPYRSGQDAAQAATSLAHLRAAMGGMDRLVWGSDWPHTQHEKDTSYARQAARLAQLLPDPADRHRVLVENPAALFRFT is encoded by the coding sequence ATGACCTCCAGCCTCCCCCTCACCGGCATCGACACCCATGCGCATATCTTCGACCCTTGCGCGCCGATGACCCCCGGGCGGCGCTATGCGCCGCGCTACACGGCGAGCGTCGAGGCCTGGCTCGGGCACATGGAGCGCGCGGGCCTCAGCCACGGGGTGCTGGTCCAGCCGAGCTTCTACGGCACCGACAACCGGCTGGTCGCCGAGGCGCTCGCGGCACATCCCGGGCGGCTGCGCGGCATCGCGGTGCTCGACCGGCTGGTTCCGGAAAGCACGCTGGCCGAGATGGATGCGCAGGGCTTCGTCGGGGCGCGGCTCAACCTCGTCGGCAGGGAGCTCGAGGAATACGCCGACCGCGACTGGCAGCGCTTCTTCCAGCGCCTCGCCGAGATCGGCTGGCAGGTGGAGATCCAGCGCGCCTTCGAGGATTTCGCGCGGATCCTGCCCGCCATCGCCCGCGCCGGCTGCCCGGTGATGATCGACCATTTCGGCCTGCCGCAGGGCGGTATCGATCCGGCAAACCCGGCGCACAAGGCCGTGCTCGAGGTGCTGCGGGCGACTCCGAATGCCTGGGTGAAGCTCTCGGCCCCCTACCGCAGCGGGCAGGACGCAGCGCAGGCCGCGACCTCGCTCGCGCATCTGCGCGCGGCCATGGGCGGAATGGACCGTTTGGTCTGGGGTAGCGACTGGCCGCACACCCAGCATGAGAAAGACACCAGCTATGCGCGGCAGGCCGCGCGCCTCGCGCAGCTGCTGCCCGACCCCGCCGACCGGCACCGCGTCCTCGTCGAGAACCCGGCGGCGCTCTTCCGTTTCACCTGA
- a CDS encoding SLC13 family permease: MSLITVLAIVLAIILGYKTRINIGLFAIAFAYLIGAFLMGMKPSEIIAMWPLKIFFVIFSVCLFYSFAMVNGTLEKLAGQLLYLCRGAPWLLPYAVFMTATVIAGMGAGYYTVLAFMAPITLLLCRRTGMDLILGGMAVNYGALGGANFMSSQSGIIFRGLMANAGIDANTAFVNSVAIFLATFLLPVVVITLMLFVTGKHRGLQADLEIDRPEPLDPKQRQTLWLTLAMMAIVLAAPLAHLALPGSETAAFINSKIDIGLIASVFSVIALLLKLGDERKAIASLPWPTLIMICGMGMLISVAIEAGTIDQLAAWIGGTIPPALVPLSFGVVAAIMSLFASTLGVVTPALFPMVPPLAAQLGLSPMLMFTAIVVGAQATSISPFSSGGSLILGSAPDAELRHSLFTRLLLRAAPLGFVAAMLMNLLLTFVL, from the coding sequence ATGAGTCTCATAACCGTGCTGGCCATCGTGCTGGCGATCATCCTCGGGTACAAGACCCGCATCAACATCGGCCTCTTCGCCATCGCCTTCGCCTATCTCATCGGGGCGTTCCTGATGGGGATGAAACCCTCCGAGATCATCGCCATGTGGCCGCTGAAGATCTTCTTCGTGATCTTCTCGGTCTGCCTCTTCTACAGCTTCGCCATGGTCAACGGCACGCTCGAGAAGCTGGCCGGGCAGCTTCTCTATCTCTGCCGCGGCGCGCCCTGGCTGCTGCCCTACGCGGTCTTCATGACCGCGACCGTGATCGCGGGCATGGGCGCGGGCTATTACACCGTGCTGGCCTTCATGGCGCCGATCACCCTGCTGCTCTGCCGGCGCACCGGCATGGACCTGATCCTCGGCGGCATGGCGGTGAACTACGGCGCACTCGGCGGGGCGAACTTCATGTCGAGCCAGTCCGGCATCATCTTCCGCGGGCTGATGGCCAATGCCGGGATCGACGCCAACACCGCCTTCGTCAACAGCGTGGCGATCTTCCTCGCGACCTTCCTGCTGCCGGTCGTGGTGATCACCCTCATGCTCTTCGTCACCGGCAAGCACCGCGGGCTGCAGGCGGATCTCGAGATCGACCGGCCCGAGCCGCTCGACCCCAAGCAGCGTCAGACGCTCTGGCTGACGCTGGCGATGATGGCGATCGTGCTCGCCGCCCCGTTGGCCCACCTCGCCCTGCCCGGCAGCGAGACCGCCGCCTTCATCAACTCGAAGATCGACATCGGCCTCATCGCCAGCGTGTTCTCGGTGATCGCGCTGCTGCTCAAGCTCGGCGACGAGCGCAAGGCCATCGCCTCGCTGCCCTGGCCGACGCTGATCATGATCTGCGGCATGGGGATGCTGATCTCGGTCGCCATCGAGGCCGGCACCATCGACCAACTCGCCGCCTGGATCGGTGGCACAATCCCGCCCGCGCTGGTGCCGCTGAGCTTCGGCGTGGTGGCGGCGATCATGTCGCTCTTCGCCTCGACGCTCGGGGTGGTGACGCCGGCGCTCTTTCCCATGGTGCCGCCGCTGGCGGCGCAGCTGGGACTGAGCCCGATGCTGATGTTCACCGCCATCGTGGTCGGCGCGCAGGCGACCTCGATCTCGCCCTTCTCGTCGGGCGGCAGCCTGATCCTCGGCTCGGCGCCGGATGCCGAGCTGCGCCACAGCCTCTTCACCCGGCTGCTGCTGCGCGCCGCCCCGCTCGGCTTCGTCGCGGCCATGTTGATGAACCTGTTGCTGACCTTCGTGCTCTGA